A region of the Mesoterricola sediminis genome:
GCCACGATGTCCACCTTGTTGTGGTAGGTGCCCGACAGGTTGCCCCGCAGGAAGTCCGGGCTGCCCGGCGTGGCCTTCAGGTCCAGGACGGAATCCTTGGCGAAGAGGTGCGTGTAGGCCACGTCCATGGACACCTTGGCGGTGAAGGCGTAGCCGACGCCCACGGAGGCCCAGAAGCGCTCGGCGTCGGGGATGCGCGGGGTGCGGTAGGTGTCGGTGGTGGGGGTCTGGTCCAGGGCCACGCCGGCCCGGAAGGTCCAGGGGCCCGCGGGCTGCCAGGTGGCGCCCACGGAATGGAACCAGGAGTCCTTCCAGTTCTCGACCGTCACGGAATCGGCCTGGCCGGTGGCGAAGGCGATGCGGATGTCCTGGAAGTGCGTCCAGAAGGTGCGGGCGGTCTCCGCCTGGAGGGTGACGCCGGGGAAGGCCTCCCAGGCCGCCCCGAGGGAGGCGGTGGCGGGCTGGTTCGCCATGGGCCGCGCGCCCCCGTCCTTGAAGACCCCGGCCAGGGGCGCGGGGACGCCCTCGTAGTGCACGTCGCCCTTGAGGCGGTAGTCGATGGCGGAGCGGTACGAGGCCCCGAAGCGGAGGGTGGACGACGGCTCGAAGAGCACCCCGGCCTTCCAGCCCAGGCCCCAGCGCTTGCCCTGCACCTTGGCGAAGCCGTCCGCCGAACCCGGCGCGTAGCCCGGGACGTGGTAGGCGGCGGCCACGGCCCCGAAGTCCACGGCATTGCTCAGCTCGGCGTCCACGTGGCGGGCGGCGAGGGCGGCGCCCACGGACCACTGGCGGTTGACGCGCCAGGCGATGCTGGGCGCGAGCTCGATGATGGTCATCTCCGAACGGAGGGCGTGGTAGCGGCCCATCCAGCCGGAGGAGTATGAGCTACTCAACCCGAAGGGGCTGTTGAGGGACAGCCCGAGCTTGAGATCCGGGCTCAGGCTCCAGAGGGCGGCCAGGGCCGGCAGCGTCGCCGTCTCGCCCGCATCGCCCCCGTTCCCGCCGGAGATGGTGGACCCGCCCAGGGTGGTGGCCCGGGTGGCCTTCCCGTCGACCAGGCGCGCCGAGGGCTTGATGGTGCTGAACCCGGCCACGATCTCATTGCCGTCGAAGCGGGTGAGGGTGGCCACGTTGAAGAACATGCCGCCGAC
Encoded here:
- a CDS encoding OmpP1/FadL family transporter translates to MMNPSSLPLRGAFRLPLVAILAALPLGASGFQLREQSPSAQGNAYAGISAGGTDVGGMFFNVATLTRFDGNEIVAGFSTIKPSARLVDGKATRATTLGGSTISGGNGGDAGETATLPALAALWSLSPDLKLGLSLNSPFGLSSSYSSGWMGRYHALRSEMTIIELAPSIAWRVNRQWSVGAALAARHVDAELSNAVDFGAVAAAYHVPGYAPGSADGFAKVQGKRWGLGWKAGVLFEPSSTLRFGASYRSAIDYRLKGDVHYEGVPAPLAGVFKDGGARPMANQPATASLGAAWEAFPGVTLQAETARTFWTHFQDIRIAFATGQADSVTVENWKDSWFHSVGATWQPAGPWTFRAGVALDQTPTTDTYRTPRIPDAERFWASVGVGYAFTAKVSMDVAYTHLFAKDSVLDLKATPGSPDFLRGNLSGTYHNKVDIVALQVRCKL